A window of the Harmonia axyridis chromosome 5, icHarAxyr1.1, whole genome shotgun sequence genome harbors these coding sequences:
- the LOC123680377 gene encoding piggyBac transposable element-derived protein 3-like: protein MAVDERLYTRGRSGTGLLLHELIDLIENDEDISATNIAICPPDELPGADTDKDSDLSDEEVVGDFDHLPARILRSQVEMQNPEIDDDHGNPVVQDENHSEEPRPTTSSQTRVRSTKRKRPTERTWKPKMNGLSSSIPELECEYRPVAEDLLKETVKSPIEAFRAYFSEDLLSHIVTETNRYAMQKLVHNLNATAEEMITFVGIMLMSGYHPLPYRRLYWKQDPDVHSHLVSDAIRRNRFDELISFIHLANNENNDGSDKMYKVRPIFDHLNNSFKQISPGPTISIDESMIPYYGRHGCKQFIRGKPIRFGFKLWVAADPSGYIHHVEPYCGSSTRLPETGLGQGGDVVIGLVDHMKLSKGIRLYFDNLFTSVGLLEELSSRGLGGTGTLRENRCSVSMKLPDKKTWKNKPRGETSTSSSGDILAVRWNDNNVVTVLTNCDNVHPMSKSNRYSRIEKKVISVKVPGPIARYNSNMGGVDLSDQFLASYRNRIRSKKWWWPYFSWTVDVCSTQGWLLYRRLGHDIPLLDFRRQCAIFILKSYGSPPMVAGVRSSLEFTPALEEIRKDRTDHFIEKGESKYRRCKVCGRRTIFVCKKCEVPVHPDECFKIFHDVK from the exons ATGGCCGTCGATGAGAGATT GTATACTCGTGGAAGATCAGGCACtggattacttcttcatgaatTAATTGACCTTATCGAGAACGATGAGGACATATCAGCCACCAATATAGCCATATGTCCACCTGATGAACTTCCTGGTGCAGATACAGATAAGGACTCTGATTTATCGGATGAAGAGGTAGTTGGAGATTTTGACCACCTTCCTGCCCGTATATTACGCTCTCAGGTGGAAATGCAGAATCCAGAAATCGATGATGATCACGGCAATCCAGTCGTCCAAGATGAGAACCATTCAGAAGAACCTAGACCGACGACTTCTTCGCAGACAAGAGTAAGAAGCACCAAACGTAAGCGTCCCACAGAACGTACTTGGAAGCCGAAAATGAATGGGTTATCTTCAAGTATTCCTGAACTTGAATGCGAATACCGACCGGTAGCAGAAGATCTTCTGAAAGAAACGGTAAAAAGCCCTATTGAGGCTTTTAGGGCTTACTTCTCGGAAGATTTATTGAGTCATATCGTAACCGAAACTAATCGTTATGCTATGCAGAAACTCGTTCACAACCTGAATGCCACTGCTGAAGAAATGATTACATTTGTCGGAATTATGTTGATGTCAGGTTACCACCCTCTTCCATATAGAAGACTCTACTGGAAACAAGATCCAGATGTTCATTCGCACTTAGTTTCCGATGCCATCCGTCGAAACCGATTCGATGAACTGATAAGTTTTATTCACCTTGccaacaatgaaaacaatgatggaaGTGATAAAATGTACAAGGTCCGACCTATTTTTGATCACCTCAACAACTCTTTCAAACAAATCAGTCCTGGGCCCACTATTAGTATCGACGAGAGTATGATTCCTTATTACGGAAGGCATGGGTGCAAACAGTTTATTCGCGGAAAACCTATCAGATTTGGGTTCAAGTTATGGGTTGCCGCGGATCCATCTGGatacatccatcatgttgaacccTATTGTGGAAGTTCAACTCGTCTTCCAGAAACTGGACTCGGTCAAGGAGGTGACGTAGTAATTGGACTTGTAGACCACATGAAATTGTCAAAGGGTATTCGACTCTACTTTGACAATCTTTTTACATCGGTTGGGTTGTTGGAAGAGCTTAGTTCTAGAGGACTTGGTGGAACTGGTACTCTGCGTGAGAATCGCTGTAGTGTTTCAATGAAACTTCCAGATAAAAAAACGTGGAAAAATAAACCCAGAGGTGAAACATCCACCAGTTCTTCAGGAGATATTTTAGCAGTCCGTTGGAATGACAACAATGTTGTTACTGTACTTACTAATTGTGATAATGTACATCCTATGTCAAAGTCAAACCGATActccagaattgaaaagaagGTCATTTCTGTCAAAGTACCAGGTCCTATTGCTCGTTACAATAGTAACATGGGTGGAGTAGATCTTTCTGATCAATTTTTGGCTTCCTACCGAAACAGAATCAGGTCGAAAAAATGGTGGTGGCCTTATTTCTCTTGGACTGTGGATGTATGCAGCACACAAGGTTGGTTACTGTATCGTCGCCTTGGGCATGATATTCCTCTATTGGATTTCAGACGTCAGTGtgctattttcattctgaagtcTTACGGCAGTCCTCCAATGGTAGCAGGAGTTCGATCATCTCTAGAGTTCACACCAGCTctcgaagaaataagaaaagatcgaacagatcatttcatcgaaaaaggTGAATCCAAGTATCGCCGTTGTAAAGTATGTGGCAGGCGTACAATTTTTGTATGCAAGAAGTGTGAAGTTCCTGTTCATCCTGATgagtgtttcaaaatttttcatgatgtaaaataa